The following proteins come from a genomic window of Nostoc sp. ATCC 53789:
- the dxr gene encoding 1-deoxy-D-xylulose-5-phosphate reductoisomerase yields the protein MKAITLVGSTGSIGTQTLDIVTQYPDQFRIVGLAAGNNVEMLAAQIRQFRPKIAAICSEDKLPALKEAIIDLDPQPILLAGEAGVIEVARYGDAQTVVTGIVGCAGLLPTIAAIEAGKDIALANKETLIAGAPVVLPLVEKHGVKLLPADSEHSAIFQCLQGVPKSGLRKILLTASGGAFRDWDVERLADVTVADALKHPNWSMGRKITVDSATLMNKGLEVIEAHFLFGLDYDNIEIVIHPQSIIHSLIELQDTSVLAQLGWPDMRLPLLYALSWPDRIYTNWERLDLVKAGNLTFREPDHQKYPCMQLAYAVGKAGGSMPAVLNAANEQAVALFLDEKIRFLDIPRCIEWVCDRHQNDNRANPSLDDILAADKWARQEVLTTTEKLEAHPRIISLR from the coding sequence GTGAAAGCGATTACTCTTGTTGGTTCCACTGGTTCTATCGGTACTCAGACTTTAGATATTGTCACTCAGTACCCAGATCAGTTTCGGATTGTGGGATTGGCAGCTGGGAATAATGTAGAGATGTTGGCTGCTCAAATTCGGCAGTTTCGACCGAAAATAGCAGCAATTTGCTCAGAAGATAAATTACCAGCGCTCAAAGAAGCTATCATTGACCTCGATCCCCAACCGATTCTACTAGCAGGCGAGGCTGGAGTGATAGAAGTAGCTCGCTATGGCGATGCTCAAACTGTTGTCACTGGGATCGTTGGTTGTGCTGGTTTACTACCCACGATCGCAGCTATTGAAGCTGGTAAAGATATTGCCTTAGCGAACAAAGAAACCCTGATTGCTGGGGCCCCTGTGGTTCTACCCCTAGTCGAAAAACACGGTGTAAAATTACTCCCAGCCGATTCCGAACATTCGGCAATCTTTCAATGTCTCCAAGGTGTGCCAAAATCTGGCTTGCGGAAAATTTTGCTCACTGCATCTGGTGGGGCTTTCCGCGACTGGGATGTAGAAAGGTTAGCAGATGTAACCGTTGCTGACGCTCTCAAGCATCCTAATTGGTCGATGGGACGCAAAATCACAGTAGACTCTGCTACTTTGATGAATAAAGGACTGGAAGTAATTGAGGCTCACTTCCTGTTTGGGTTGGATTATGACAATATCGAAATTGTCATTCATCCCCAAAGTATTATTCACTCGCTGATTGAACTGCAAGATACTTCCGTTTTAGCCCAACTCGGTTGGCCGGATATGCGCTTACCTTTACTGTATGCTCTATCTTGGCCCGATCGCATCTATACCAACTGGGAACGGCTAGATTTAGTCAAAGCTGGAAATTTAACCTTCCGGGAACCAGATCACCAAAAGTATCCTTGTATGCAGTTGGCTTATGCTGTAGGTAAAGCTGGTGGTTCGATGCCAGCTGTGTTAAACGCTGCAAATGAGCAAGCTGTAGCTTTATTTTTAGATGAAAAAATTCGCTTTTTAGATATTCCCCGGTGTATCGAATGGGTGTGCGATCGCCATCAAAATGATAACCGTGCAAATCCCTCTTTAGATGACATCTTGGCAGCAGATAAATGGGCAAGACAAGAAGTTTTAACAACGACTGAAAAGTTAGAAGCTCACCCACGGATAATTTCTTTGCGATAA